TCTTCCGTATAGCCCAGCTCCTCCACCGCCTCGGGGTAGGCCTCCAAAAGCGCCGTTATCCTCAACTTGGCGGCTCGGTACTTTTCCATCCGGTAGTAGACCCGGCTCACGTTGTATTCGTGAGTCGCCAGGCGCTTGCGGCATTCCAGGATCTTTTCCTGGGCCTTGGCCCGGTACTCGGACTCGGGAAAGGCTTCCGTCAGCCGCCTGAACGTTTCCATGGCGAGCCGCGTTTCTTCCTGGTCCCGGTCGACGGAACGGGCGGACAGGAAGCGGCACATGCCCAACTGGTAAAGGACATAGGGAACAACTTCGTTTCTGGGATGAAGACGGATGAACTCTTCGTAGGCGAGGGCGGCATCCGCGTATTCTTCGCGATGGAAGTGGGCGTCGGCCACCTTAAGTTCCGCCAGGATGGCGTACTTGCTGTACGGGTAACGCTCCTTGATTTTCTGGAAAGCCTTCAAGGCGTCGCCGTAGTCCTTTTCCTGCATCTTCTGCACGCCCTCCCAGACCAGTTGTTCGGGCGTCTGCTCGACGGTATCACCGCTTCCGAAAGTGTCACCGAAGTAGTACTGGAGAAGCGATGAACCGCACCCGCTCAAGGCGACTGCGGAAGCGGCGAGAAGCAGGAGGAGGAGGAATCCCTGCCGTACGGTGCGCTGGCGATCGCGGAAGACCGGCATGTGTGGACTCTCCAATGGATAGCGACCCGGTGGGGATGCGCCACGGACGTTGGGTCTGTCAGGCCTTGTGGTTCAGACTCTCCACGTAACGGCCGGCGTTGAAGGCCGCGGTGGCTCCGTCGCCGACGGCCGTGGCGATCTGCCGGAGGGCCTTGGACCGGATGTCTCCCGCGGCGAAGACGCCAGGAACGGAAGCGGCCATTTCGGTGTCGGTGACGATGAAACCCTGGGCGTCTCTCGCCACTTGCGGCGGAATAAAATCGGCGTTGGGGATCAAGCCGACAAAGATGAAGACCCCGGGAACGTCCAGCGGCGCAGTGGCACCCGATTGAACGTCCTGGAGGATGAGCCTTTCCACTCCCTGGTCGCCGCCCTGAATTTCGGTGACGATTTGATTCAGGTGAAAGGTGATCTTGTCGTTCCTTTCCGCTTCTTCCTGGATGACTCGGATGGCGCGGAAGTCGCCGCGCCTGTGGATGATGTGCACCCGGGTTGCGAACTTGGTTAGATAAAGCGCCTCCTCCACGGCCGTATCGCCGCCTCCCACCACCGCCACTTCCATTTCCCGGTAAAAAGGGCCGTCACAGACGGCGCAGTAGGAAACGCCCCTGCCGGTGAAGGCGCGTTCGCCTTTTACGTCCAGCTTTCTGGGCGCACAGCCCGTCGCGATAACGACGGACTTGGCGAAAAGGGTGCCGGTGTCCAGGTGAACGGCTTTCACCTCGCCGTCCAGTTCCAGAGCCCGAACTTCCCCGCTGCGGTGTTCCATGCCGAATCGCTTCGCCTGGGCGCTGAACAGCTCCACCAGTTCGAAGGCCGTGACGCCCTCGGGAAACCCCGGGTAATTGTCCACCTTTTCATAGGTGAGTAACTGCCCGCCGAGGCCCAGCTTTTCGACGAGCACACACTTGAAGCGGGCCCTGGCGGCATAAAGGCTTGCCGTCAGTCCAGCGGGTCCGCCGCCCAAGAGGACAATGTCGTACACGTCGTTGCCATTCATGGGATATTCCATCAGGGGAAGCAAAGGGCCTCAGCCAACGATGAGTTGGATGAGGCCGAAGATGAGAGGCGCAGCGGCATCAAGCGATTGCTTTGTCCACGGCGGCCGCGATTTGGGACTTGGCCACGGCGCCCGTGATCTGCTCAGTGACGTTGCCACCCTTGAAAATGATGAGCGTAGGGATGGCTCGAATCCCGTAACGGGCCGGGATTTTCGGGTTGTCATCCACGTTGCACTTGGCCACTTTAAGCTTGCCGGAATATTCCGTGGACAGATCATCTATAACAGGGGCGATGGCCCGGCAGGGACCGCACCAGGGTGCCCAGAAATCGACCAGCACGGGGATGTCGGACTGTAACACTTCCTGTTCGAAACTGCTGTCGCTGATTTCGATGATGTTTTTCCCTGCCATAACTACTGCCTCCCTGAAAATGCGGCAAAGGGTCACCTGACCAGGACCGGATCGCCATCTACTCACGAACATTCATGAAAGAAGGATTTACAACTTGAGGCACTATAGACCATTCTTTTTTTGCTTGTCAATTGTCCAATCCGGAAAATTTAACCGCGAAACGACGGATCCGGGGGAGCCCGGCGGATGGTATGGAGGGACCTCGAGATGGCAAAAGGTGTGATCTTCCGCTGCCGTGAATGCGGGCACGTGAGTCCGAAATGGATGGGGCGCTGTCCCGATTGCCAGACCTGGAATTCCCTGGAACCTCAGGCGGTTTCCAAGACGTTGAGGGGTGCGGCGGGCGGATCCAGCGGCGCCGCCCGAAGGCCGACGCTCCTTGCGGATGTGCCTCAGGCCGACGAACCCCGGTTGCTCTCCGGGGTCGGCGAATGGGACCGGGTGCTGGGTGGAGGGCTGGTCGCCGGATCCCTGGTGCTGCTCGCAGGGGATCCCGGCATCGGGAAATCCACCCTGCTGCTCCAGGTGCTCGGACGCATGGCGGAACGGGTTCCGGTGCTCTACGTTTCCGGCGAAGAAAGCCTCCAGCAGTTGCGGCTGCGTTGGGACCGCCTCCAACTTCCCGCCGGAAGGCTTCATGCCTTCGCCGAAACGACCCTGGACGCGGTGGAAGAGGCCCTGGGAGCCGATCCGCCCGTGGTCCTCGCGGTGGATTCCATTCAGACGATGCAATGGGACGCTGTGGAAAGCGCCCCCGGTTCGGTCGCCCAGGTCCGCGAATGTGCAGGGCGGCTCATGCGCCTTGCTAAGGAACGCCGGATCGGCGTCTTCATCGTCGGTCACGTCACGAAGGAAGGAGTCATCGCGGGTCCCCGGATGCTGGAGCACCTGGTGGACACCGTGCTCTACCTCGAAGGCGACCGCAGCCATGCCTTCCGGCTGCTGCGCGCCGTGAAGAACCGCTTCGGGGCGACCAACGAAATCGGAGTGTTCGAAATGAAGGAAACCGGGCTGCAGGAGGTGGCGGATCCGTCGCGCTTTCTTCTTGCGGAGCGACCGATCGACGTTTCCGGATCCGTAGTGGCCTGCACCATGGAAGGATCGCGGCCCCTTCTCGTGGAACTGCAGGCCCTGGTCACGCCCACCGGCTGGATGCAGCCCCGGCGGACCAGCATAGGCGTGGATGTAAACCGGCTGTCGCTCCTCTTGGCCGTCCTGGAAAAGAAGCTGGGGCTGAACTTTTCTCAGCAGGACGTGTTTGTCAACGTGGCCGGCGGCGTCCGACTCATGGAACCGGCGGCGGACCTTCCCATTATCGCGGCGCTCATGAGCAGCGTTCTGGACCGCCCGCTTCCCCCCGACCTGGTGGCCTGGGGCGAAGTGGGGCTTGCCGGTGAAGTCCGGGCCGTGGGCCACGGAGACGCCCGCGTCGTCGAAGCCGTGAAACTGGGCTTCCTTCGGCACCTCATTCCCGCAGGAAACGCTGAACGCCTGCCGCCCGGCCGGCACATCGACCCGCTCCCGGTCCGATCGCTCCGTGAAGTCCACGAGCGGCTTTTTTCGGCCGTTACGCTTCCAGTGCCTTCTTGATGGTGCGCTTGAAGGGCCTTCTGAGGACCCCCACCTCCGTGATGATGCCGGTGATCAGTCGGTTGGGCGTGACGTCGAAGGCTGGATTCAGGGCGGCCATGCCCTTGGGGGCCACGGCTCGGCCGTTCCAGTGCGTCACTTCCCGGGGATCCCGTTCTTCGATGGGGATGGACGAGCCGTCCGCAAGGGCCGGGTCGATGGTGGAACGCGGCGCCGCCACGTAGAAGGGAATGTCGTTGGCCTTGGCGAGAACCGCCATGGTGTAGGTGCCGATCTTGTTGGCCGTATCGCCGTTGGCCGCGATCCGGTCCGCCCCCACCACCACCACGTCGATCCGCTTTTGGTGCATGAGGCTGCCCGCCGCGTTGTCGGTGATGAGGGTGGAAGGAATGCCTTCCACCATGAGTTCGTAGGCGGTGAGGCGGCTCCCCTGGAGGAAAGGCCGCGTTTCGCATGTGTAGACGTGGATGGAGGAGTCTTCGGCGAAGGCGGCGCGCACAACGCCAAGAGCCGTACCGTAGTCGGCGGTGGCCAGAGCCCCCGCGTTGCAGTAGGTCAGGATGCGGGCGCCCGACGGGACGATCTTCCGCCCCCAGGCGCCGATGGCCCGGTTGGCGGCGACGTCTTCAGCCATGAGCGCTTCCACCTTTTCACGGATGAGCCTTCTCAGCTGGAAGACGTCGGCTTCCGGGTTTTCCACGACCACGGAATAGACCTTTTCGACGGCCCAGCTCAGGTTGTTTCCCGTGGGACGAGCTTCTTTGACCTGCCGGCAGAGACGTACGAACTTGCGCCGAAAGGTTTGTGGGTCGGCGGCTTTGAGGGTCAGAGCGCCCAAGGCCAACGCGGCTGCCCCGGCTATGCCCACCGCCGGTGCGCCTCGTATGGCCATGGTCTTGATGGCGCGGATGACCTGCTGCGGCTCAGTGCACCTGAGCACCACCCGTTTGTGCGGCAACAGCCGCTGATCGATGATGGCGACGACGTCGTCTTCCCAGTAAATGGGACGAAGGGATGATTCGGGCATCGAAGAGACCTCCGGCTTGCCTGCAACGGTTCAAAGCAGCTTGCGCAACAGTTCGTTCACCCGTTGAGGATTGGCTTTCCCTCGGGTTTTTTTCATCACCTGTCCCACGAAAAAGCCCATGAGCTTATCCTTGCCGCCCCGGTATGCTTCCACTTCCGCGGGGTTCTCCTCAAGGACATCCAGGATCACGGCCTCCAGGGCGGTTTCATCAGTCACCTGCTTCAGCCCCTTTTCTTCCACTATGGCCGCCGCGGATTTGCGGGTCGCGTACATGTCTTCGAAAACCGATTTCGCCATCTTGCCGCTGATCACGCCCGAAGCAATGAGCTTCAGGAGCTCGGCCAGGTGTTCCGGCGGGACGGGACAGTCGCGGATGTCCCGTTGGTCGCGATTGAGTTCTTTCAGGAGTTCCGACATGATCCAGTTGCTCACCGCTTTGGGCTGCGGGAACGTCTTGACGGCCGCCTCGAAGTAGTCGGCCAGGTTCCTGGAGGAGGTGAGGACCTGCGCATCGTAGGGGGGCAGACCGTAGTCCCGGGCGAAGCGTTCCCTTTTTGCTTCGGGGAGTTCGGGAAGCGTCCGGCGCACGGCTTCAATCCAAGCCTCGTCGATGGCCACCGGCACCAGGTCGGGATCTGGAAAGTACCGGTAATCGTGAGCCTCTTCCTTGCCGCGCATGCCCACCGTGACGCCGCGGGACGCATCCCAGAGACGCGTTTCCTGGACGATGGCTTCACCTCGCTCAAGAAGCGCGCGCTGGCGCCGTTCTTCGAATTCCAGGGCCCGCTGGACGTTTCGGAAGCTGTTCATGTTCTTCAGTTCCGCTCTCACTCCGAACCCGGTTGATCCCGCGGGTCGAAGCGAAATGTTGGCGTCGCAGCGGAAGCTGCCTTCTTCCATGTTGCCGTCGCAGATTTCCAGGTAACGCAGGATGTCCCGCAGGGTTCTGAGATAGGCGGCGGCTTCTTCGGGGGTGCGCAGGTCCGGTTCGCTCACGATTTCGATAAGCGGCACGCCGGTGCGGTTGAAGTCCACGTAGCTCACCGGCTGGTTTTCGTCATGGATGAGTTTGCCGGCGTCTTCTTCCATATGAATGCGGGTGATGCCGATGGTCCGTGTCCCGTTTTTCGTTTCGATCCGGACGCGGCCTCCGGTGGCCAACGGCCGTTCGTACTGTGAAATCTGGTATCCCTTAGGAAGATCCGGGTAGAAGTAGTTCTTCCTGGCGAACTGACAGACCGGAGCGATCTCGCACCGGGTCGCGAGCGCCATCTTCATCGCGAATTCCACTACCCGGCGGTTGAGCACCGGGAGGACTCCGGGCATACCCAGGCATACCGGGCAGGTGTGGGTGTTGGGTTCCGCTCCGAACTGTGTGGAGCAGCCGCAGAAGATCTTGCTTCGGGTCAACAGCTGAGCGTGAACTTCCAGTCCGATGACGGTTTCGTAATGCATGCCGGTTGCCTCGTCGCTAGGGTCGAAACGGTGCGTGCTCGGTCTCTCGCAGGGGGTCGCCTGCCGGGCGTGAGTCGATTCCGTTTGTAACACCAAAGAGTCGACCGCATCAAGCCGAACTCCTTACCGCGGCGGGGGAAAGAGGTTTTGACTTTGTGCGGTTTTTCTTCTATTGAATACAACCGGTTTGTGTGCGCTCAAGGCTTTTTGGGGTTGGGGCGGACCCTTGGGGGTCCGGGCGCAAGGCACGCTCACGATTCATCCGGCAGAAGAGGGGAACGATGAAGATTCACGAATATCAGGCGAAAGAGCTGTTTGGGAAGTACGGTGTGCCCATTCCCCGCGGAAAGGTCGCCTTCAACGTGGACCAGGTCAAGGAAGCGGCGGCCGAACTGGGGAGGTTCCCCGTGGTGATCAAGGCCCAGATCCATGCCGGGGGTAGAGGCAAAGGCGGAGGGGTGAAGCTGGCGCGGACCGAAAAAGAAGTGGCAGAGGTGGCTTCTAACATCCTCGGCATGACGCTCGTGACCCATCAGACCGGCCCTGAAGGCCGCTTGGTCCGAAAGGTGCTCGTGGAGGAAGGACTCGCCATCCAGAAGGAGCTCTACCTGGGCATGCTGCCGGATCGGGCTACGGCCAAGATCGTCATCATGGCGAGCGAAGC
This is a stretch of genomic DNA from Desulfoglaeba alkanexedens ALDC. It encodes these proteins:
- the gatB gene encoding Asp-tRNA(Asn)/Glu-tRNA(Gln) amidotransferase subunit GatB codes for the protein MHYETVIGLEVHAQLLTRSKIFCGCSTQFGAEPNTHTCPVCLGMPGVLPVLNRRVVEFAMKMALATRCEIAPVCQFARKNYFYPDLPKGYQISQYERPLATGGRVRIETKNGTRTIGITRIHMEEDAGKLIHDENQPVSYVDFNRTGVPLIEIVSEPDLRTPEEAAAYLRTLRDILRYLEICDGNMEEGSFRCDANISLRPAGSTGFGVRAELKNMNSFRNVQRALEFEERRQRALLERGEAIVQETRLWDASRGVTVGMRGKEEAHDYRYFPDPDLVPVAIDEAWIEAVRRTLPELPEAKRERFARDYGLPPYDAQVLTSSRNLADYFEAAVKTFPQPKAVSNWIMSELLKELNRDQRDIRDCPVPPEHLAELLKLIASGVISGKMAKSVFEDMYATRKSAAAIVEEKGLKQVTDETALEAVILDVLEENPAEVEAYRGGKDKLMGFFVGQVMKKTRGKANPQRVNELLRKLL
- the trxB gene encoding thioredoxin-disulfide reductase, whose translation is MNGNDVYDIVLLGGGPAGLTASLYAARARFKCVLVEKLGLGGQLLTYEKVDNYPGFPEGVTAFELVELFSAQAKRFGMEHRSGEVRALELDGEVKAVHLDTGTLFAKSVVIATGCAPRKLDVKGERAFTGRGVSYCAVCDGPFYREMEVAVVGGGDTAVEEALYLTKFATRVHIIHRRGDFRAIRVIQEEAERNDKITFHLNQIVTEIQGGDQGVERLILQDVQSGATAPLDVPGVFIFVGLIPNADFIPPQVARDAQGFIVTDTEMAASVPGVFAAGDIRSKALRQIATAVGDGATAAFNAGRYVESLNHKA
- the bamD gene encoding outer membrane protein assembly factor BamD, with product MPVFRDRQRTVRQGFLLLLLLAASAVALSGCGSSLLQYYFGDTFGSGDTVEQTPEQLVWEGVQKMQEKDYGDALKAFQKIKERYPYSKYAILAELKVADAHFHREEYADAALAYEEFIRLHPRNEVVPYVLYQLGMCRFLSARSVDRDQEETRLAMETFRRLTEAFPESEYRAKAQEKILECRKRLATHEYNVSRVYYRMEKYRAAKLRITALLEAYPEAVEELGYTEELEQMMAHCDEYLNKEGDGRSVWTRLGF
- the mtnA gene encoding S-methyl-5-thioribose-1-phosphate isomerase; translation: MPESSLRPIYWEDDVVAIIDQRLLPHKRVVLRCTEPQQVIRAIKTMAIRGAPAVGIAGAAALALGALTLKAADPQTFRRKFVRLCRQVKEARPTGNNLSWAVEKVYSVVVENPEADVFQLRRLIREKVEALMAEDVAANRAIGAWGRKIVPSGARILTYCNAGALATADYGTALGVVRAAFAEDSSIHVYTCETRPFLQGSRLTAYELMVEGIPSTLITDNAAGSLMHQKRIDVVVVGADRIAANGDTANKIGTYTMAVLAKANDIPFYVAAPRSTIDPALADGSSIPIEERDPREVTHWNGRAVAPKGMAALNPAFDVTPNRLITGIITEVGVLRRPFKRTIKKALEA
- the trxA gene encoding thioredoxin gives rise to the protein MAGKNIIEISDSSFEQEVLQSDIPVLVDFWAPWCGPCRAIAPVIDDLSTEYSGKLKVAKCNVDDNPKIPARYGIRAIPTLIIFKGGNVTEQITGAVAKSQIAAAVDKAIA
- the radA gene encoding DNA repair protein RadA, which codes for MAKGVIFRCRECGHVSPKWMGRCPDCQTWNSLEPQAVSKTLRGAAGGSSGAARRPTLLADVPQADEPRLLSGVGEWDRVLGGGLVAGSLVLLAGDPGIGKSTLLLQVLGRMAERVPVLYVSGEESLQQLRLRWDRLQLPAGRLHAFAETTLDAVEEALGADPPVVLAVDSIQTMQWDAVESAPGSVAQVRECAGRLMRLAKERRIGVFIVGHVTKEGVIAGPRMLEHLVDTVLYLEGDRSHAFRLLRAVKNRFGATNEIGVFEMKETGLQEVADPSRFLLAERPIDVSGSVVACTMEGSRPLLVELQALVTPTGWMQPRRTSIGVDVNRLSLLLAVLEKKLGLNFSQQDVFVNVAGGVRLMEPAADLPIIAALMSSVLDRPLPPDLVAWGEVGLAGEVRAVGHGDARVVEAVKLGFLRHLIPAGNAERLPPGRHIDPLPVRSLREVHERLFSAVTLPVPS